The window GTTCAATTATTGCCTTGAAATTGGAGGCCATGGGCGCAAGACGAAATGGCAAGGTGTGCCTCAAAGCATCAGGACTCACCACAGGATGGTGCGAGACAGCTACGATGGGCTCATAGCCCTAAACTTTGCTTCTCAAAAATCAGATGTTTTTGCTCTCGAGCAGATTTTACTACTGGAAGCCTCAATGGCACTCTAATTCCAGACATTTCATCCCTACTACTTGTATATATTACTCAATAAATCTTGAAACTCATAGGAGACAGGCACAAACCCCAAACCCATAAAAATAGGATGGTTTTGCTATCTCGCAGATTTTGCTCCTGGAAGCCTCAATGGCACTGTTATTCCAGATCTCAAATCACTGTACATCTAGTCGGTAATAAGCAACTGAACAATGATGTATATATGCATTTTGTTATTAAGTATATTAGAAAACTGCTTGATATGTTTTTTGTTTCTAATTGGATCGATGAGTTGACAACAGGAAGTTTTAAAACTAATATTACGTTAGAGTCAACAAGTTATCTCAAAGACTACTCATCAGGAAGTTTTAAAACTAATATTACGTTAGAGTCAACAAGTTATCTCAAAGACTATTTGGGATCGAAGAGTTTATAGACTTGAAGATTATCTTCTCCTCCAAAGTTTCATTATAGTTCAAAGAAAGAATTTTATGTAGCGTATGGACAAATGTTTAATATAAGACTCTAACTGGATCGATGAGTTGAGAACAGGGAGTTTTAAAACTAATATTATGTTAGAGTCAACAAACTATCTCAAAGACTATTTGGGATCGAAGAGTTTATAGACTTGAGGATTATCTTCTCCTCCAGAGTTTGATTATAGTTCAAAGAAAGAATTTTATGTAGCGTATGGACAAACATTTTATATAAGGCTTCCTCAGATGCCACTGAAACAAAAAACggcaaaagatctagaaaaaacaCATTTTAGGCTCTGATAACATTCATCACCTAGCAAAAATCCACATATACCAAATGCAACCATATCATACGTGTCCCCAAATGCTCCTTCAATTCTCTAATATTGTTTACATCACCAAAACCATAAAAAACGACTTCTTTCTTGTACAAAACTCGCAAAAAAAAAGCATGCAATGGAACACCATGCATCCACAAAGGACAACAAACTTCATATGATCAACAATGAGCTAGTCACAACAAAAATAATGTTAGATTAAAGGAGCACATGGATTATATTAAGTGTAAAATTCAGTACCAACAGCCTAAAATTAATCAAACCAAAACAAAAGAGAATAGTTCTTTAACATTGTCTAATTGAAGAAGTTGAAGGTAAAtgtcaaagtcaaagatttcatgcTTAGGATCGACAAAAGAAAACAAGTTACATCAGGAAACAAATTACACCATTTAGAGTTACATCACAATGTCAAATTAAAGGATTTCATGCTTAGGATTTCCTGCCTTGAATTACTTTCCTTGTACCTGAAAAGCactaatatgcaaaaaaaaaaaaaagacaaattaGATAATCAAATTAAGATATTTAATTTGATAATCAAAATATTTGTAACAGTTGATTTCAGAAGTACATATAAGTAATGCTCCAATAAAATGTAATCAATTCAGCTGAAAATCAAATGTGCATCAAATAAGGCACCATGGGAAACTATACTTTGTGACAGTAATTGAATTCTTAACACAGTTAATATATACTGACCCATAGGTTGATGAAAACTGGATCCTTTATCTCAGGGTAGATCCCAACAATTCTATTGGCATCAAGTGCAATGGCAATAAATTCTTCAAATGTGATAATTGAGAACTTTCTTAGTAAACATAATCAAAATCATTTCAAGTATAACAGATGTGACAAAAGAAAACATCTATAACCCATAATAACTAGATCTATAACCCATAATAATCTAGTTAGTATACTAGTTAGTATACCATTGTATTGTTGATCTCCGAATGAAAACCTCTACTTCACCCCAAGTGATTTAAGTTCAGCAAGGGTGAAATCCACTGCAAATAAGCCAAAAAGATAATGTCAGTTGTTAATATGCTTCATGTGACAAGCAAAATAATAAtactaacaacaacaacaacaaataataataataacataagacCAAAGTCACTTCAGTAGTTCACTAAGTTCAATAAGATCTCTGCAAAGAGGATCATACACTAGCATATAGTCTAAGTAACTTTTAAAACCAAAGTACTTAAAGGCACAGAATAAAAAAGGTTCATTACAAACTATTTCTGACAACATTTAACACACTAAATTCAAAAAGTCAAATGTTATATGCAAACAATAAACTTGTAAGAAAAACAAAGTTGAAGAAATGCAGGAAAACTTGCCCACAAAATGCCCAGTCATATGAGATCGTTCTTTTGCGATTGGCAAATTTTGAAAGGGAGGGAGGCTGCCGGAGGTCACAGAGCTCGCGGGAGGGAGGTCTCTGAGGACGTCGGCGACGCAGCAGGGAAGTCGTTGGAGGCCCCTGGAGGTCGGCGACGCAGCAGGGAGGTCGCTGGAGGGCGACGacgttggaggaggaggaggctgcAAGATGTCGCTGGAGGCCACGGTAGGGAGGCAGCGGGAGGGAGTAGGGCAGCGACGCTGGAGGTCGAGAGTGGCAAGGGCGTGGAGCGTCGCTGGAGGTCGAGAGAGAGGTTAGGGCTTTTCCGCGTTGGTGCGTGCACGTGTTTTACACGTGGGAGAGATTTTATATCAGTTGTGTGGTCCAGGGGCGGACCAGGAAAACGCGGTCCAGAAGATCTGCTGCCTCTTGAAGCACCATCCTACCTCAATGAAGACGAGGGAAAGAGATCGTGTGGGTGAATCTAGGCATCTCCATGGGGTTCTTTTGAATAGAGAGTAATAATCCACGACAGTACACTTTTAGAAACTAACATACATTGATTAAATCAAGGCTTTGCTACGTCTTCATACATTAAAACTCAAACAAGTCTTAAATTCTTTATTGTGTGCGTCATTAAGGTGGAGTTTTAGGTTACGGGATACAGAACAAATCACTTAGGGCTCTCATTTTTGACTAACTAATTCACCGGCATCCCCTATGAATCCAATGCTGAAGCCGAATGTAATGCATGTAAGTTGCTTCCCATCATCACCCTTTAAGTGCATCGTCAGTGTGTATGATCCCTGCAACACATAAACAACGCTTATACAACTTACGGATTGCGCGTAATCAAGTTGATCCTAGAGAGAAAATAGATTAAGACAACATGCAGATATTAAAAGACACCTGATATATTCTATTGGTAGAATAGTTACATCTATTAGCCTAGCATTAGTTCAGCGAAGGGGGATGTGAGGTTTAACTAAATTATGCAAGATGTGTTCCTCCAAAAGATTGAGGCAAAGAATAGGTTCTATGAACTTGATTTCATATAAAGTATGCAATATTGACAAGCATTTCATGAACTTGATTTCGTATAAAAAACTGCCAATGTCAGTCCCAAGCCCAGATGAAAAAAGATTGAGAGTTACATTAGCTTGTCTGCCAACGTCAAACACAAAATGAATGTTCTATGAATGGGTGCATCAAATACAACCAGCagaataatttattttaactatattCAATCCGCACTTACTGATTCTTGACAATATTAGTGCTCTAAAAACAATGTCTTCTGTTCAATATTTACAGCTACCAAGTCAAGCTAGTTAATTGACAAATGAACTTGCCTCAAGCAATTAATCTGTGCAGTCTGATAGCCAAGCCCAGCTACATGtttaaataaaagagattttctatatttttttatgcCACATGGAACTAACCAATCATTTAACTACTCAACTCTATATAAGAATATATCATTGATAATATTCAAATCTCCGATAGCAAACTTCTAATTTTGCTCTTTTTGTCTTTCTGTCTACCTATGTCTCTCATATTCAACTCTGATCAATTGTAACATTATGtagttataaaattattaataagctTTGAAGGGTTAATTCATATCACAAATCTAATGTTTTGAACAAAACTATCCAAATCTTTAACATAGTTCCAATTTGGTACATTAACTTTCTAAAATGTTTCAAAACTATCCCACTGTTATTGAGACATTGACAACTTCTTTAGCACAGATGGGATTTCACTTTCACATGACAAAATTTCATTGATTTGCCTTGCACAAAATCACATTTTTTCACTACATACTTCCTAAAACATGAGATCACTCCAGGCAATAAATCATATTAGGTGATGTATTTTTTGAAACAACTAACACTTTAGATGGATTTGGAAAGTACATAAATCTTTAGGataaaaattaattactaatccagcTTCAAATGTATATTTTCCCTTATTTTATTATCTATTGAAGAATAATCTCCACCATTTATCTTATCATTCTCATCTTTCACTAATTTTAAATACACGTTTCCAAGTTGCCCAATGCTATTTCATAGAGCATGGTTTGGTCAGACATTCTAAAATCACCTTTTAGTTCAAGAGGCACATGATGATCATGGAAGTCCATAAATCACACTTTCAGAAATTTGGTTTACAAAGGCTACTCAACCATTTGGTTTATAAAGTTTCTCTGATATAAATCACGCTTAAAGATTATGATATTCACACTTTCATCAATTAAGACAAACATCATCTGCAAAAAACATATGTCGAGAAGGTTTATTTTAAATATCACTAGTGCCGGCATCGTCAAAGTTGATTCTCTCttgcttttattttgaaaaaaaatatataaaaatgatCAGTTATAACAAAAAGAAATGGATATGATTGAGTAAAAGAAACATTTGTACCAATCAAAAAATAACTCCATAAGTTTTGAGTAATCATGAAAAAGTAACAGAATCAACCAAAACAACTTTAATAGTCAGACAAAAAACAACACATAATTAACCATAACTATTATGAGAATAGGAACACTCAAGAATATCTCACCGGAGGAGTTATTGATGGTAGAGTCTGATGATGAGATAGCACAAAATCACCAGTGGTGACTGGGCATGATGTCTCCTTGCAAAGATCTATCTCTTCATGGTCAACATGGAAAAAGAAATAATTGACATCAATTATCAACTTCCCTGCGGATATCTCATCCCCTGCATAGAAAACAGAAAAAAACTAAATATCCAATTGTAAGTTAAATGAGATTGGAAAAAGATAGCTATCAGTGTGGCTCATTTTTAAAACAGCTTTGTGtctcattttttaaaaagaagACAATTCTAAAGAGCAACTATGGATTTACATTATAGGGGCAAATTCTAAAATGAAAATTCTCTCAAGATGCATGTTGAATGTGTTCGATGCCCATTATGAATAAATGGATTGCACTATCAGCATATAGTTTTAATGAAGGTTTGATCGAGAATCAAGATGCAGCTTGAGTGTGTCAATTCCATGACAAACAATAGCAAACTAACCTTACAATTATTGACAGTGTCGGGTCATATACACAAAAGGAtaaaagcaatgaaaataagtgACACTGCAAGCATGCTTTCCTACCAGTAGATGCTGAGATATTGAATGTAGTTTGCTCCCCCCTTGAAATGGGATATGGAGAAATGTCAACTCCACTAACCTTAACAGAATAATTAGCATTCttttctgcaaaaaaaaaaatcacacagTATAAATACAAAGTCAGCAACACACTCTGAAGACCATGTTAAACAAAACCTCAAAGAAAAAGGTTGAATAAAAGTGATCAAGTAATCATCACCGAGGATAATGATGATCTCATTGCATTCACCATTTTAGCATAAAAGAATGACTATTATATGATTTTACACTTACTGACCAAGCATAGAAAATACGAACACCAAAATGAGTGACGGGCTGAAATTA is drawn from Zingiber officinale cultivar Zhangliang chromosome 1B, Zo_v1.1, whole genome shotgun sequence and contains these coding sequences:
- the LOC121974504 gene encoding putative phosphatidylglycerol/phosphatidylinositol transfer protein DDB_G0282179, with product MASISHRQVLSLLLLVSSAAFSVSIDVEYCKKNANYSVKVSGVDISPYPISRGEQTTFNISASTGDEISAGKLIIDVNYFFFHVDHEEIDLCKETSCPVTTGDFVLSHHQTLPSITPPGSYTLTMHLKGDDGKQLTCITFGFSIGFIGDAGELVSQK